The sequence AAGAGCGTATTAAGCGTGGGGTTGCTGCTGTTACTGGCGGGTTGTAGTAGCACTCAAAATGACAAGCCGCATAAACTGATTGACCGTGGTGAATATAAGATCGATACCAATAATCCCTCGGTGGCCCAAAATGATCGGGTGCGCTTTTTAGTCCTTCACTATACCGCCACAGATGACGCAGAGTCGTTGCGATTACTGACGCAGGGTAATGTGAGTGCTCATTATTTGGTCAAAACGCACCCTGATACTGTTGAAGGAAAACCTGTTGTTTTGCAACTGGTTCCCGAAGAACAAAGGGCTTGGCATGCCGGTGTTAGTGACTGGCAAGGGCGCAATAGCCTCAACGATACCTCGATAGGCATCGAAATCGTCAATAAGGGCTTCACTGAGACGATGTTAGGCCGGACTTGGTACCCCTACAATGAATCACAGATTAAATTGATTGAGCGCCTCACCAAAGACATTGTCGAGCGTTATAATATTGCGCCAACGGATGTTGTTGCTCACAGTGATATCGCCCCCCTCAGAAAATCGGACCCCGGCCC comes from Yersinia mollaretii ATCC 43969 and encodes:
- a CDS encoding N-acetylmuramoyl-L-alanine amidase, producing the protein MMRKLLSIKSVLSVGLLLLLAGCSSTQNDKPHKLIDRGEYKIDTNNPSVAQNDRVRFLVLHYTATDDAESLRLLTQGNVSAHYLVKTHPDTVEGKPVVLQLVPEEQRAWHAGVSDWQGRNSLNDTSIGIEIVNKGFTETMLGRTWYPYNESQIKLIERLTKDIVERYNIAPTDVVAHSDIAPLRKSDPGPLFPWKRLADQGIGAWPDDATVTKYIDGREIHDTASVAIIQQALARYGYKIPQSGTLDDETRQVITAFQMHFRAQDFSGTPDVETEAIALALVEKYRS